A stretch of Methylogaea oryzae DNA encodes these proteins:
- a CDS encoding REP-associated tyrosine transposase — translation MPHYIRAYVPGGCYFFTVGLLERRRGLLTENIDALRAAFRAVRAQRPFRIDAIVVLPDHLHCLWTLPPGDTDYSTRWRLIKSAFSRAIAPGERLSDRRLLKKERGLWQRRFWEHAIRDFYRSHVATWEQCNESRARYHCA, via the coding sequence ATGCCACATTACATCCGTGCCTACGTTCCCGGCGGCTGCTATTTCTTCACCGTCGGGCTATTGGAACGCCGCCGGGGTTTGCTGACGGAAAATATCGACGCTTTGCGCGCCGCGTTCCGCGCGGTGCGGGCGCAACGGCCGTTCCGTATCGACGCCATCGTGGTGCTGCCCGACCATCTCCATTGCCTGTGGACCTTGCCGCCCGGCGATACCGATTACTCCACCCGCTGGCGCCTGATCAAATCCGCCTTTTCGCGGGCCATTGCCCCCGGCGAACGTTTGTCCGATCGACGCTTGCTGAAAAAGGAACGGGGATTGTGGCAACGCCGCTTTTGGGAACACGCCATCCGCGACTTTTATCGTTCCCACGTTGCAACGTGGGAACAATGTAATGAATCACGGGCGCGTTACCATTGCGCCTGA
- a CDS encoding alkaline phosphatase family protein — MSALNKIEHFVVLMLENRSFDNLLGQLYPAGPGFNGLTGRESNPYTPPDGPPQTLAVWSNAQADRRTLRIPTPDPAELYVDMAQQIFGSATPGEQVPGMQGFADNYAKNGGKPRDIMHCFPPEQVPVLSLLARSFAVCDQWHASAPCQTWPNRFFLHTGTANGYPNNSPTHFPYRMNTLFNELGHAGVEWKIYFNDFPQSLTLSKLWPHVERFRFYEEFREDAKHGKLPAYTFIEPRYFPDLEFPNDQHPPHDVTFGEQLIADVYNHLRASPCWEKSLLVILYDEHGGCYDHAPPPLAVRPDDKQTGPFAFDRYGMRVPAVLVSPYIQPGTILRNAPDGLPHQGPPYPYDHTSVIATLRKRYGITRPLTRRDEVAPTLDAVLNLDNPTNHGPDSIPIPVCEVLEEELAAARAAPLTDFQKAAHEAMAVLPALGRMPVLGQEMQELESLVRALLGRLVGRVAPGKAQEAAQAIQAGLRRFLP, encoded by the coding sequence ATGTCCGCACTGAACAAAATCGAGCACTTCGTCGTGCTCATGCTGGAAAACCGCTCGTTTGACAACCTGCTGGGGCAGCTCTATCCCGCCGGCCCCGGCTTCAACGGCCTCACCGGCCGGGAAAGCAACCCCTACACCCCGCCCGACGGCCCGCCGCAAACCCTGGCCGTTTGGAGCAATGCGCAAGCCGACAGGCGCACCCTGCGCATCCCCACCCCGGACCCGGCCGAGCTATATGTGGACATGGCCCAGCAAATCTTCGGCAGCGCTACGCCCGGCGAGCAAGTGCCGGGCATGCAAGGCTTTGCCGACAACTACGCCAAAAACGGCGGCAAGCCGCGGGACATCATGCACTGCTTCCCGCCCGAGCAAGTGCCGGTGCTGAGCCTGTTGGCGCGCAGCTTCGCCGTGTGCGACCAGTGGCACGCCTCCGCCCCCTGCCAGACCTGGCCCAACCGCTTCTTCCTGCACACCGGCACCGCCAACGGCTACCCCAACAACTCGCCCACCCACTTCCCCTACCGCATGAACACGCTGTTCAACGAACTGGGCCATGCCGGGGTGGAATGGAAAATCTACTTCAACGACTTCCCGCAAAGCCTCACTCTGTCCAAACTGTGGCCGCACGTGGAGCGCTTCCGCTTCTACGAGGAATTCCGCGAAGACGCCAAGCACGGCAAGCTGCCGGCCTATACCTTCATCGAACCGCGCTACTTCCCCGATCTGGAATTCCCCAACGACCAGCACCCGCCCCACGACGTCACCTTCGGCGAACAACTGATCGCCGACGTCTACAACCACCTGCGCGCCTCGCCCTGCTGGGAAAAATCCCTGCTGGTCATCCTCTACGACGAACACGGCGGCTGCTACGACCACGCCCCGCCGCCCCTGGCCGTGCGCCCCGACGACAAACAAACCGGCCCCTTCGCCTTCGACCGCTACGGCATGCGCGTCCCCGCCGTGCTGGTATCGCCCTACATCCAGCCCGGCACCATCCTGCGCAACGCCCCCGACGGCCTCCCCCACCAAGGCCCACCCTACCCCTACGACCACACCTCCGTCATCGCCACCCTGCGCAAGCGTTACGGCATCACCCGCCCCCTCACCCGCCGCGACGAAGTGGCGCCAACCTTGGACGCCGTGCTCAACCTGGACAACCCGACCAACCACGGCCCGGACAGCATCCCGATACCGGTATGTGAAGTGCTGGAAGAAGAATTGGCCGCCGCCAGAGCAGCTCCCCTCACCGACTTCCAAAAAGCCGCCCATGAAGCCATGGCGGTGCTGCCGGCCTTGGGGCGGATGCCTGTGCTGGGGCAGGAGATGCAGGAACTGGAATCGTTGGTCCGGGCGCTATTGGGCAGATTAGTGGGCAGGGTTGCGCCGGGCAAAGCGCAGGAGGCGGCGCAAGCAATTCAGGCGGGATTGCGGCGGTTCCTGCCATAA
- a CDS encoding glutathione peroxidase: protein MAAPIYQFAFKTLDGREVSLADYAGKVLLLVNTASRCGFTPQYAGLEALQQEFGSQGLAVIGFPCNQFGKQEPGSHGEIGAFCQKHYGVTFTLSEKVEVNGAAAHPLFRYLKKAAPGVLGSEAIKWNFTKFLVGRDGTVVRRYGSMTPPSALADDIRKLCS, encoded by the coding sequence ATGGCCGCGCCCATTTATCAGTTCGCTTTCAAAACCCTGGACGGCCGCGAGGTGTCGCTGGCCGACTATGCCGGCAAGGTGCTGCTGCTGGTGAACACGGCCAGCCGCTGCGGCTTCACGCCGCAGTACGCGGGGCTGGAGGCGTTGCAGCAGGAGTTCGGGTCGCAAGGGTTGGCGGTGATCGGCTTTCCCTGCAACCAGTTCGGCAAGCAGGAGCCGGGCAGCCATGGGGAGATCGGCGCGTTTTGCCAAAAGCATTACGGCGTGACCTTCACCCTGTCGGAGAAGGTCGAGGTGAACGGCGCCGCCGCCCATCCCTTGTTTCGGTATTTGAAAAAGGCCGCTCCCGGCGTGTTGGGCAGCGAGGCCATCAAGTGGAATTTCACCAAATTCCTGGTGGGCCGCGACGGGACGGTGGTGCGGCGCTACGGTTCCATGACGCCGCCGTCGGCGTTGGCGGACGATATTCGGAAGTTGTGTTCGTAG
- the flgA gene encoding flagellar basal body P-ring formation chaperone FlgA encodes MRRLPPVLLLLLWANWAWSGESQSHAAILDTARNYLENQVVPAGSDYRIDLSPIESRLQLTPCDGSLEAFNLSDKRAWGRMTVGVRCLGSNPWTVYIRAKVSILQTVLVLRESLPKDAFVTSAHLDFAQRDVGELRGGYFTEPEQALGRRAIRTLAAGTVLTGNVLETPKIIKRGQKVSIRLHNGTLGVQMDGTALTDGEPGQRVRVRNESSSRIIEGTAVAPGVVEVD; translated from the coding sequence ATGCGCCGACTACCCCCCGTTCTCCTGCTCCTCCTTTGGGCCAATTGGGCCTGGAGCGGCGAAAGCCAATCCCACGCAGCCATCCTGGATACGGCGCGCAATTACCTGGAAAACCAGGTCGTGCCCGCCGGCAGCGACTACCGCATCGACCTCAGTCCCATCGAAAGCCGCTTGCAGCTAACTCCCTGCGACGGATCGCTGGAAGCCTTCAACCTGAGCGACAAGCGGGCCTGGGGCCGCATGACCGTCGGCGTCCGTTGCCTGGGCAGCAACCCCTGGACCGTTTACATCCGCGCCAAGGTCAGCATCCTGCAAACGGTGCTGGTATTGCGCGAATCCCTGCCCAAGGACGCCTTCGTGACTTCCGCCCACCTGGACTTCGCGCAACGGGACGTCGGCGAGCTGCGCGGCGGCTATTTCACCGAGCCGGAACAAGCGCTGGGCCGGCGCGCCATCCGCACATTGGCCGCCGGCACCGTATTGACGGGCAATGTGCTGGAAACGCCGAAAATAATCAAGCGCGGCCAAAAGGTTTCCATTCGCCTGCACAACGGCACTCTCGGCGTGCAAATGGACGGCACGGCCCTCACCGACGGCGAGCCCGGCCAGCGCGTCCGCGTAAGAAACGAAAGCTCCTCGCGCATCATCGAAGGCACGGCCGTCGCGCCCGGCGTGGTGGAAGTCGACTAA
- a CDS encoding chemotaxis protein CheV: MAGILDGVDRRTQLAGHNRLELLLFKLGTRQRYGINVFKVQEVIQCPNLTQIPRSNSVICGIAHLRGKTIPVMDLSMAIGARPMTRGGVDAGYVIITEYNRSVQGFLVSAVDRIVNMDWGQMKPPPKGTDKESYLTAVTQLDNELVEIIDVEKVMKEVIGASEQISDGVIDDTSANAGQHVLVVDDSSVARNQVKRVLDALKVECTLAKDGQDALETLERWIAEGKSLPEFLSMVISDVEMPRMDGYTLTTNIRKDPRMKDLHVILHTSLSGVFNQAMVEKVGANKFLAKYMPDELAALVQHRLIEHRQLLRITAE; this comes from the coding sequence ATGGCTGGAATTCTGGATGGCGTAGACAGACGTACCCAATTGGCCGGGCACAACCGTTTGGAGTTGCTGCTGTTCAAATTGGGCACTCGGCAGCGGTACGGCATCAACGTATTCAAGGTGCAGGAAGTCATCCAGTGCCCTAATTTGACGCAGATTCCCCGATCCAATTCGGTGATTTGCGGTATCGCCCATTTGCGCGGCAAAACCATTCCGGTGATGGATTTGTCCATGGCCATCGGCGCCAGGCCGATGACGCGGGGCGGCGTCGACGCGGGCTACGTCATCATCACCGAATACAACCGCTCGGTGCAGGGATTCCTGGTTTCCGCCGTGGACCGTATCGTCAATATGGACTGGGGGCAGATGAAGCCGCCGCCCAAGGGGACCGACAAAGAGAGTTATTTGACGGCGGTGACCCAGCTCGACAACGAGCTGGTGGAAATCATCGACGTGGAAAAGGTGATGAAGGAAGTCATCGGCGCCAGCGAGCAGATTTCCGACGGCGTCATCGACGACACCTCCGCCAACGCCGGCCAGCACGTGCTGGTGGTGGACGATTCCAGCGTGGCGCGCAATCAGGTCAAGCGGGTGCTGGATGCGCTCAAGGTCGAATGCACCCTGGCCAAAGACGGCCAGGACGCGCTGGAAACGCTGGAGCGGTGGATCGCGGAAGGGAAATCCCTGCCCGAGTTTTTGTCCATGGTGATTTCCGACGTGGAAATGCCCCGCATGGACGGCTACACCCTCACCACCAATATCCGCAAGGATCCCCGCATGAAGGATCTCCATGTGATTCTGCACACGTCCCTCAGCGGCGTATTCAACCAGGCCATGGTGGAAAAAGTCGGCGCCAACAAATTCCTGGCCAAATACATGCCGGACGAATTGGCCGCCCTGGTGCAGCATCGGCTGATAGAGCATCGCCAATTGTTGCGGATTACCGCAGAGTGA
- a CDS encoding CheR family methyltransferase: MLPNRLEITPDEFKVLQKFLCDACGIVLNEGKEYLVKSRLAGVLRDTDYASVSDLVKSLRAGTASLAIQARVVDAMTTNETFWFRDPNQFVEFSRVILPELVKSRASTLRIWSAASSSGQEPYSISMCVEDFWRNPVAGIGPKKIVQILGTDISTTVLTEARQGVYSELALSRGLSPEYRSRYFQQVHGGWKLSDAVTSRVRFQQFNLLKPYTALGKFDVIFCRNVLIYFSEDVKRDMISRMARCLNPGGYFLLSSTEALPRGLDCLEPVGTASVRYYRLKS, translated from the coding sequence GTGTTGCCGAACAGGCTGGAAATCACCCCGGACGAATTCAAGGTGTTGCAGAAATTTCTCTGCGACGCCTGCGGCATCGTATTGAACGAGGGTAAGGAATACCTCGTCAAAAGCCGTTTGGCTGGCGTGCTGCGCGATACGGATTACGCCTCCGTGAGCGATTTGGTCAAATCCTTGCGTGCCGGCACCGCCAGTTTGGCGATCCAGGCCCGCGTGGTGGACGCCATGACCACCAACGAAACGTTTTGGTTCCGCGATCCCAATCAGTTCGTGGAGTTCAGCCGCGTGATCCTCCCCGAACTGGTGAAAAGCCGCGCCAGCACCCTGCGCATTTGGTCGGCCGCCAGCTCCAGCGGGCAAGAGCCTTACTCCATCAGCATGTGCGTGGAGGATTTCTGGCGTAACCCGGTGGCCGGCATCGGACCGAAAAAAATCGTGCAAATTCTCGGCACGGACATTTCCACCACGGTGTTGACCGAGGCCCGGCAGGGGGTTTACAGCGAGTTGGCCTTGTCGCGGGGGCTAAGCCCGGAATATCGGAGCCGCTATTTTCAGCAGGTCCACGGCGGCTGGAAACTTAGCGACGCGGTGACGTCGCGGGTGCGTTTCCAGCAATTCAATTTGCTTAAGCCTTATACCGCCCTGGGCAAGTTCGACGTGATTTTTTGCCGCAACGTGCTCATCTACTTCTCCGAGGACGTGAAGCGCGACATGATCTCCCGCATGGCTCGCTGCCTCAATCCGGGCGGTTATTTCCTGCTCAGCAGCACCGAGGCGCTGCCTCGCGGCTTGGATTGCCTTGAACCGGTCGGCACCGCGTCGGTACGTTACTACCGCCTGAAATCCTGA
- the flgB gene encoding flagellar basal body rod protein FlgB, which yields MAINFDKAFGVHPLALSLREQRTSLLAANLANADTPGYKARDIDFESVLRQKLGTSEGVSLQATNARHLGDAAARGVAEPLYRVPSEPSLDGNTVEGEDEQVAFADNAVAYQASLRFINGKIGGLLTAIKGQ from the coding sequence ATGGCAATTAATTTCGATAAAGCCTTTGGCGTGCATCCGCTGGCCTTGTCCTTGCGGGAACAGCGGACGTCGCTGCTGGCGGCCAATTTGGCCAACGCCGACACCCCCGGTTATAAGGCCCGCGACATTGATTTCGAGTCCGTGTTGCGCCAGAAGTTAGGGACGTCGGAGGGTGTGTCCTTGCAAGCGACCAATGCGCGTCATTTGGGCGATGCGGCGGCGCGCGGCGTTGCGGAACCGCTGTACCGCGTCCCGTCGGAACCGTCCCTGGACGGCAACACGGTGGAAGGCGAAGACGAGCAGGTGGCTTTTGCCGACAATGCCGTGGCCTATCAAGCGAGTTTGCGCTTTATCAACGGCAAAATCGGCGGATTGCTGACCGCCATCAAAGGACAGTAA
- the flgC gene encoding flagellar basal body rod protein FlgC — MSTFKVFDIAGSGMAAQNTRLNLVASNLANAETVSSSINQTYRSRQPVFSAQLADAMDQAGKGGVQGASGVEVLGVVESQAPLRMEYRPDHPLANADGYIFRPNVNTVEEMANMLSASQSYQDNVNVFDTAKKLIMQTLQMGQ, encoded by the coding sequence ATGTCTACCTTCAAGGTTTTCGATATCGCCGGTTCCGGCATGGCGGCGCAGAATACCCGCCTGAATCTGGTGGCCAGCAACTTGGCCAATGCCGAAACGGTGAGCAGCAGCATCAACCAGACCTACCGCTCGCGCCAACCGGTATTTTCCGCCCAATTGGCCGACGCCATGGACCAGGCGGGCAAGGGGGGCGTGCAAGGCGCCAGCGGCGTGGAGGTCTTGGGTGTGGTGGAAAGCCAGGCGCCGTTGCGCATGGAGTACCGGCCCGATCATCCTTTGGCCAACGCCGACGGTTATATTTTCCGCCCCAACGTCAATACCGTGGAGGAAATGGCGAACATGCTTTCCGCTTCCCAGTCCTACCAAGACAATGTCAATGTTTTCGACACCGCCAAAAAACTCATTATGCAAACTTTGCAAATGGGCCAATAA
- a CDS encoding flagellar hook assembly protein FlgD: MSFDISTAKQAGLATEAATAAKKKSGQLDQADFMKLLTTQLQHQDPLSPQDSSKLLEQMSMMGQIQGMKDMSSGIQTMVDAMSAGRVFQASSMIGRSVLVAGDNADLAAGGQVKGQVELPSTTENWKVTVTDSHGDVVRVMDMGAHDSGKANFTWDGRKDDGTQAAAGSYTFKAEASVDGKLEEEKMYLQAQVASVNLNGSGAFNLQDGRQVGLNDVSEIF, translated from the coding sequence ATGAGTTTTGATATCAGCACAGCTAAACAAGCCGGACTCGCCACGGAGGCCGCGACTGCTGCGAAAAAGAAAAGCGGACAGTTGGACCAGGCGGATTTCATGAAGCTGCTGACGACGCAGTTGCAGCACCAGGATCCCCTGAGCCCCCAGGACAGCAGCAAGCTCTTGGAGCAAATGTCCATGATGGGCCAGATTCAGGGCATGAAGGATATGTCGAGCGGCATTCAGACCATGGTGGACGCCATGAGCGCCGGCCGCGTCTTCCAGGCCTCTTCGATGATCGGACGCTCCGTGTTGGTGGCCGGCGATAACGCCGATTTGGCCGCCGGCGGCCAGGTCAAAGGCCAGGTCGAGCTGCCCAGCACCACGGAAAATTGGAAAGTCACGGTGACGGATTCCCACGGCGATGTGGTTCGCGTCATGGATATGGGGGCTCACGACAGCGGCAAGGCGAACTTCACTTGGGACGGACGTAAGGACGACGGCACCCAGGCGGCGGCCGGCAGCTACACCTTCAAAGCGGAGGCCTCCGTCGACGGCAAGCTGGAAGAGGAGAAGATGTATTTGCAAGCCCAGGTCGCCAGCGTCAATCTCAATGGCTCGGGGGCATTTAATTTGCAAGATGGTCGTCAGGTTGGTTTAAACGACGTAAGCGAAATTTTCTAG
- the flgE gene encoding flagellar hook protein FlgE gives MTFTTGLSGLSAAQNMLSVTSNNLANAQTAGFKQSRSEFQDVYSTTVAGVAKTTPGAGGKVGNVAQQFTQGNLNFTENSLDLAVSGEGFFVLGLNVNSPNARSFTRDGQFHVDDNGYVVNNTGNVLMAYKPNDTTNAAAGFSTGLMNPLRITTGQSQPKATSSATTALNLNSSLVANGVAGSTAPVWNAASPTTTADYQTSVTVYDSQGGSHTLSSYYKKQAAPGNTWNVYYAFDGATPANNMGQLTFNSSGALTTVTSTNANVTATTTGLTITAAGIPAFTGGATLGSATNANSLAIDFAGSTQYGTASSLNTLSQDGYASGNLIGVSTDEHGVVSAKYSNGASTILGEVALARFQNNQGLTKLGDSRWAENTSSGSAVYGEAGVGDFGVIHAGALEASNVDMATQLVQLIVAQQMYQANTQSIQTQNQIMQSVLNVR, from the coding sequence ATGACCTTTACTACTGGACTTAGCGGCCTTAGCGCAGCGCAAAACATGTTGTCGGTAACCAGCAACAACCTGGCTAACGCTCAAACGGCGGGTTTCAAGCAGTCCCGTTCCGAGTTTCAGGACGTGTATTCCACGACCGTGGCGGGTGTTGCCAAAACCACTCCGGGTGCGGGCGGCAAGGTAGGCAACGTGGCCCAGCAGTTCACTCAGGGCAACTTGAACTTTACCGAAAATAGCTTGGACTTGGCCGTATCCGGCGAGGGTTTCTTCGTGCTGGGGTTGAACGTCAACAGCCCCAATGCGCGCAGCTTTACTCGCGACGGCCAGTTCCACGTCGACGACAACGGTTATGTGGTCAACAACACCGGCAACGTGCTGATGGCTTATAAACCCAACGATACGACCAACGCGGCGGCGGGCTTCAGCACGGGCTTGATGAATCCCCTGCGCATTACCACGGGCCAGTCGCAGCCCAAGGCGACTTCCAGCGCGACCACTGCGCTGAACCTCAACTCGTCGCTGGTCGCCAACGGCGTCGCCGGTTCGACGGCGCCGGTCTGGAATGCCGCGAGCCCGACGACGACGGCGGACTATCAGACTTCCGTGACCGTTTACGACTCCCAGGGCGGCAGCCACACGCTCAGCAGCTACTACAAGAAGCAAGCGGCTCCGGGCAACACCTGGAACGTGTATTACGCCTTCGACGGCGCCACGCCGGCCAACAATATGGGACAGTTGACGTTCAACTCATCCGGTGCGCTGACCACCGTGACGTCCACCAACGCCAACGTCACCGCGACCACCACGGGGTTGACCATTACCGCGGCCGGCATCCCGGCTTTCACCGGCGGCGCGACGTTGGGCAGCGCTACGAACGCCAACTCGCTGGCGATCGATTTTGCCGGTTCCACCCAATACGGCACGGCGTCCAGCTTGAACACCTTGTCCCAGGACGGTTATGCCAGCGGCAACTTGATCGGCGTTTCCACCGACGAACACGGCGTCGTTTCCGCCAAGTACAGCAACGGCGCTTCCACGATCCTCGGCGAGGTGGCTCTGGCCCGCTTCCAGAACAACCAGGGGTTGACCAAGCTGGGCGACTCCCGCTGGGCGGAAAACACCTCGTCCGGCTCGGCCGTGTACGGTGAAGCAGGCGTGGGCGATTTCGGCGTCATACACGCGGGCGCCTTGGAAGCGTCCAACGTGGATATGGCGACCCAGTTGGTGCAGCTGATCGTTGCCCAGCAGATGTACCAGGCCAACACGCAGAGCATCCAGACGCAGAACCAGATCATGCAGTCGGTGCTGAACGTCCGGTAA
- a CDS encoding flagellar basal body rod protein FlgF, producing the protein MDRGLYIAMSGAKEIFLAQGINANNLANVNSDGFRADFEQARSMPVFGAGLPSRVYSMTERPGTSLKPGGIHTTGRDMDVAVQQPSGWIAVQAKDGSEAYTRAGDLQITPDGMLVTGNGLPVLSNAGPITLPPYQSISIGNDGTITVIPVGDNPDAAAAITQIKLVEPSQDQLEKGLDGLMRMKGGGAAPVSANVTLISGALEGSNVNPVESMVKMIDLQRQFEMNIKMMKTFEDTENAASQIMKLS; encoded by the coding sequence ATGGATCGCGGCTTGTACATCGCCATGAGCGGCGCCAAGGAGATTTTCCTGGCGCAGGGAATCAACGCCAACAATTTGGCGAACGTCAACAGCGACGGCTTCCGCGCGGATTTCGAGCAAGCGCGCAGCATGCCGGTATTCGGGGCGGGTCTTCCGTCCCGGGTGTACTCCATGACCGAACGTCCCGGCACCAGCCTCAAGCCGGGCGGCATCCACACCACCGGGCGGGACATGGACGTGGCGGTGCAACAGCCCAGCGGCTGGATCGCCGTGCAGGCCAAGGACGGCAGCGAGGCTTATACCCGTGCCGGAGACCTGCAAATTACGCCCGACGGCATGCTGGTAACCGGCAACGGTTTGCCGGTTTTGTCCAATGCCGGCCCGATTACGCTGCCTCCGTACCAGAGTATCAGCATCGGCAACGATGGCACGATTACTGTAATACCTGTTGGCGACAACCCGGATGCTGCCGCGGCGATCACTCAGATCAAACTGGTGGAGCCGTCCCAGGATCAATTGGAAAAAGGCTTGGACGGCCTGATGCGCATGAAAGGCGGCGGAGCCGCTCCGGTCAGCGCCAACGTGACGTTGATCTCCGGCGCCCTGGAAGGCAGCAACGTAAATCCGGTGGAGTCCATGGTGAAAATGATCGATTTGCAGCGCCAGTTCGAGATGAACATCAAGATGATGAAAACTTTTGAGGACACCGAAAATGCGGCGTCTCAAATCATGAAACTGAGCTAG
- the flgG gene encoding flagellar basal-body rod protein FlgG: MTAPALWIAKTGLDAQQTRLSLISQNLANVNTTGYKKERGLFADLMYQNIRQVGAQETQTTTLPSGLQMGTGVRTVATEKIHTQGNIVQTGNSLDLAINGKGFFQVLMPDGQITYTRDGTFKLTADGQVVTNDGNPLEPAFVVPQNAVSISVGSDGTFSVTDDTGAVNNLGQINLAYFINPTGLEPIGNNLFRQTAASGAPNLGIPGQDSIGTISEGALETSNVNAVEELVSMIETQRSYEMNSKAISTSNEMLAFVNNHL, translated from the coding sequence ATGACCGCACCCGCTCTATGGATTGCCAAAACCGGCCTCGACGCGCAGCAGACGCGTTTGTCGCTGATCTCGCAAAACCTTGCCAACGTCAACACCACCGGCTACAAGAAAGAACGCGGCTTGTTCGCCGACTTGATGTATCAGAACATTCGTCAAGTGGGCGCACAGGAAACCCAGACGACCACGTTGCCGTCGGGGCTGCAAATGGGCACCGGCGTGCGCACGGTGGCTACGGAAAAAATCCACACCCAGGGCAATATCGTCCAAACCGGCAACAGCCTGGATCTTGCCATCAACGGCAAGGGGTTTTTCCAGGTACTGATGCCGGACGGGCAGATCACCTACACCCGCGACGGCACCTTCAAGCTGACCGCCGACGGCCAAGTGGTCACCAACGACGGCAATCCGCTGGAGCCGGCTTTTGTCGTGCCGCAGAACGCCGTATCCATCAGCGTGGGCAGCGACGGGACTTTTTCGGTGACGGACGATACCGGCGCCGTGAATAACCTGGGCCAGATCAACCTGGCTTATTTCATCAATCCCACCGGCCTGGAGCCCATCGGCAACAACCTGTTTCGGCAAACCGCCGCCAGCGGCGCGCCCAACTTGGGCATTCCCGGCCAGGATTCCATCGGCACCATCAGCGAAGGCGCGCTGGAAACGTCCAATGTGAACGCGGTGGAGGAGCTGGTGAGCATGATCGAGACCCAGCGTTCCTACGAAATGAATTCCAAGGCGATCTCCACCAGCAACGAAATGCTGGCCTTCGTCAACAACCACTTATAA
- a CDS encoding flagellar basal body L-ring protein FlgH codes for MKRWFPYAALLLLPGCSTIATPGLARDPAYAPARPPQVAAPVYSTGSIFQAGTDMRLFENQVARRVGDILTVKLVENNNAKKKADQQVKKEDTLAASAPVLFGQNPHKLLGIADRIFNRDYNTAHEVFDSEFSNKKNFKGSGDSNQSNILTGSISVTVVEVLSNGNLRVQGEKRMTINTGDEYVRLAGFVRPQDIDATNSILSTQIADATIVYTGEGALADGSRMGWLSRFFNSVFFPF; via the coding sequence ATGAAACGCTGGTTTCCCTACGCGGCATTGCTGCTTTTGCCCGGTTGCTCCACGATCGCCACGCCCGGTTTGGCGCGGGATCCCGCTTACGCACCGGCCCGCCCGCCCCAGGTGGCCGCGCCGGTCTACAGCACCGGTTCCATCTTTCAGGCCGGCACCGACATGCGGTTATTCGAAAACCAGGTGGCGCGCCGCGTCGGCGACATCTTGACGGTGAAGCTGGTGGAGAACAACAACGCCAAGAAGAAGGCCGACCAGCAGGTCAAGAAGGAGGATACCCTCGCCGCCAGCGCGCCGGTGTTGTTCGGGCAAAATCCCCATAAGCTGCTGGGCATCGCCGATCGGATTTTCAATCGGGATTACAACACGGCCCACGAAGTGTTCGACTCGGAATTCAGCAACAAAAAGAATTTCAAAGGCTCGGGCGACAGCAATCAGAGCAATATCCTCACCGGCAGCATCAGCGTGACGGTGGTGGAAGTGCTGTCCAACGGCAATTTGCGCGTACAAGGCGAAAAACGCATGACCATCAACACCGGCGACGAATACGTTCGCTTGGCCGGTTTCGTGCGGCCCCAGGATATCGACGCCACCAACAGCATCCTATCCACGCAAATCGCCGATGCCACCATCGTTTATACCGGCGAAGGCGCTTTGGCCGACGGCAGCCGCATGGGCTGGCTGTCGCGTTTCTTCAACAGCGTCTTTTTCCCCTTCTAG